GGGGCCTTCGGGCCCCCTTTCGCATGTCGTCAGTCGTCGGCCAGGTAGCGGCCCGCCATTTCCACGAGGTCGGGGGCGCCAAGGAAGGTCGGCACACAGTGGTGCAGCCCCTCGGGCTCGATGTCGAGGATGCGCTGCCGGCCATCGGTGGCCAGACCGCCCGCCTGCTCGCAGATCATGGCCATGGGGGCCACCTCGTACAGCAGGCGCAGCTTCCCCTCCGGCCTGGCGACGGTCCCCGGGTACATGAAGATCCCGCCGCGGAGGAGCGTGCGGTGGAAGTCCGCGACCATGGACCCAACGTAGCGCGCGGAGAACGACGGCGCGTCGGGGGGCGGCTGCCGGAGCCGTTCGACGAGCCGCTGCTGGCCCGGCGTCCACTTGTCGAAGTAGGCCTCGTTGATGCTGTAGATGTTCTTGCCGGGCGAGGGAATGCGCAGGTTCCGGTACGAGAGGAGGAACTCGCCGATCCCCGGGTCGAGGGTGAAGCCGTGAACGCCCACCCCCGTCGTGAAGACGAGCATGGTCGAAGAGCCGTACAGCACGTATCCCGCCGCGACCTGTTCGGACCCCGGCTGAAGCAGGTCTCGCCGCCGCACCTTGGTCCCGTCGCTCCGCTTCCGGTAGACGGAGAAGATCGTCCCCACGGAGATGTTCACGTCGATGTTCGAACTGCCGTCGAGCGGGTCGAACGCGATGATGTACGGTCCGGGGTCGCGCGATTCGGGGACATGCACGAACCCCTCCTCTTCCTCGGACACCATGCCGCTCAGGCTGCCGCAGCGCCGCAGCAGGTTCAGGAGGACGTCGTTCGCGTAGTCGTCCAGCTTCTGCACTTCCTCGTCGTGCACGTTCGTGCTCCCGATCACGCCGAGGATGTCGATGAGGCCGGCGCGATTCACGGCCGCGGAGATGACCTTCGCGGCGAGGCTGATCTGGAGCAGGATGTCGGTGAGCGCGCCCGTGGCCTGAGGGTATTCGCGCTCCTGCTCGGCGATGAAGTGCTCGACGGTGACGATGGATCCGGTCAAGGTGGCTCCGCGGAAGTCGGGGGGGTGGGGCTGAGAGGTTACGGAGGGGCGGTTTTTCGCGTCAAGGCGCGTCCGCGATCCTCCAGCCGCGCGCGTCGATCTCGACGCACAGGGGACCGTCGAGATCCGTCCGCCACACGCGCGGCACCCGGGCGGAGTCGAGTCGCGCGAGCGTCACGGCGTGCGGGTGCCCGTACCGGTTCCCCGTCCCCGACGAGATCACGGCGATGTCCGGCTCCGTCGCCTCCAGCCACGCGACGGAACTGGAGGTCCGGCTGCCGTGGTGGCCGAGCTTGAGGACATCCGCCTCCGGACGACGCGGGGCAAGGTGCTCCAGGATCTCGCGTTCGACATCGATGCCGGCGTCGCCCGTGTTCACGTAGCGGAAGCCGCCGACGGTGAGACGGAAGGAGAGAGAGCCTTCGTTCGCGTCCGAACCGGCCGGCCCGTCGGGCCAGAGAATCTCGAGTTCGACATCGTCGATGCGGAGGCGGTCTCCGGCGCGGGGCGCGTGCCAGGAGGCGCCCTCCTCCTGAATCCGCTCGAGGAAGGCAAGGTAGGACGCGCTGGGTTCCGGGACGCCGGGATCGAACACCCGGCGGACCCGGAGGGCCTCGAACACCGCGGCGGTGCCGCCGTAGTGGTCGAGGTGGGGATGGGA
This region of Candidatus Palauibacter australiensis genomic DNA includes:
- the fbp gene encoding class 1 fructose-bisphosphatase codes for the protein MTGSIVTVEHFIAEQEREYPQATGALTDILLQISLAAKVISAAVNRAGLIDILGVIGSTNVHDEEVQKLDDYANDVLLNLLRRCGSLSGMVSEEEEGFVHVPESRDPGPYIIAFDPLDGSSNIDVNISVGTIFSVYRKRSDGTKVRRRDLLQPGSEQVAAGYVLYGSSTMLVFTTGVGVHGFTLDPGIGEFLLSYRNLRIPSPGKNIYSINEAYFDKWTPGQQRLVERLRQPPPDAPSFSARYVGSMVADFHRTLLRGGIFMYPGTVARPEGKLRLLYEVAPMAMICEQAGGLATDGRQRILDIEPEGLHHCVPTFLGAPDLVEMAGRYLADD